Proteins encoded within one genomic window of Anopheles gambiae chromosome 3, idAnoGambNW_F1_1, whole genome shotgun sequence:
- the LOC1277786 gene encoding probable phospholipid-transporting ATPase IIA isoform X1 — MNVELRDFEISDSETELLIEPATARANRLNGRSFRNRRQESFKLGSFLKKLCCCWCWAWRKWCASKELKPRTIYIGRPLTEKFPPNEIRNQKYNFFTFLPLVLFEQFRFFLNLYFLIMAVSQFIPEIRIGYLYTYWGPLGFVLAVTICREAVDDLRRHKRDREVNSQKYKRFVSADKPPESVSSSKLRVGDIIMVEKDERVPADLILLRTSDKSGAVFVRTDMLDGETDWKLRLAVPATQKLASHGELLTVNASLYVEKPQRDIHTFIGTYSKHGGTEDEGLNVENTLWANTVVASGTAVGIVIYTGSETRSVMNNSQPRSKVGLLDLEINNLTKVLFCAVIGLSFAMMCLKGFNGPWYRYMFRFVLLFSYIIPISLRVNLDMGKAFYSWQIQNDDEIKGTVVRSTTIPEELGRMSYLLTDKTGTLTQNEMIFKKIHVGTAAYGRDTFPMVSAAIQSVYGTLSAPADASPEDHGSEYQPRLRKPDGWRIWESVKALALCHNVTPVYESNNGNGGSGSISSTSDRRQSPARSISVESQAGEPSTSKPATTEKTYQASSPDEIALVKWTESVGLTLVQRDLNHMTLQIRDATHEARGTSMNENASINTTVTNLSVNSKTDLNSPSSGGSVTSLNSIIAAGAPGLMKYQILQTFPFTSENKRMGIIVRELNGGEITFYLKGADVVMSGIVQYNDWLAEESGNMAREGLRTLVVAKKVLSEEQYNDFVMRYNAAKVSVTDRVAKVAAVIESLEREMELLCLTGVEDRLQDRVRPTLELLRNAGIKIWMLTGDKLETATCIAKSSHLVGRNQSIHVLKSVLTRTDAHLELNQFRRKQDCALVVSGESLEVCLQYYQPEFMELATACPAVVCCRCSPTQKAQVVSLIQKYSKKRTCAVGDGGNDVSMIQQADAGIGIEGREGKQASLAGDFSIPQFSHIARLLIVHGRRSYKRSAALSQFVIHRGLIISTMQAVFSAVFYLSSVALYQGFLMVGYATLYTMFPVFSLVLDQDISANIAITYPELYKELSKGRSLSYKTFFMWVLISIYQGGVIMYGALILFEDEFIHIVAISFSALILTELIMVALTIRTWHKLMVIAELFSLVLYIVSLAVLHEYFDWEFIWSWDFLWKVLVITLVSCLPLYILKFLRKKFSPPSYSKLS; from the exons ATGAATGTAGAACTGCGCGACTTCGAGATTAGTGACTCGGAAACCGAACTGCTCATCGAACCAGCGACTGCCCGGGCCAACCGACTGAACGGCCGTTCGTTTCGCAACCGTCGCCAGGAATCGTTCAAGCTGGGGTCCTTCCTGAAGAAACTGTGCTG ctgctggtgctgggcCTGGCGAAAATGGTGCGCCTCGAAGGAGCTGAAGCCCCGCACGATCTACATCGGGCGGCCGCTAACGGAAAAGTTCCCGCCGAACGAGATCCGCAATCAGAAGTACAACTTCTTCACCTTTCTGCCGCTGGTGCTGTTCGAGCAGTTCCGGTTCTTTCTCAACCTGTACTTCCTCATCATGGCGGTCAGCCAGTTCATACCGGAGATCCGGATCGGCTACCTGTACACCTACTGGGGTCCGCTCGGGTTCGTGCTGGCGGTGACGATCTGCCGCGAGGCGGTCGACGATCTGCGCCGGCACAAGCGCGATCGGGAGGTTAATTCGCAAAAGTACAAGCGGTTTGTGAGTGCGGACAAACCACCGGAATCGGTATCGTCGTCGAAGCTGCGCGTTGGCGATATCATTATGGTGGAAAAGGATGAGCGAGTGCCGGCCGATTTGATACTGCTGCGTACGAGCGACAAAAGTGGGGCCGTTTTCGTGCGTACCGACATGCTGGACGGGGAGACGGACTGGAAGCTGCGGTTGGCCGTACCGGCAACACAGAAGCTGGCGTCGCATGGGGAGCTGCTGACGGTGAATGCTTCGCTATACGTGGAGAAGCCGCAGCGAGACATTCACACGTTCATCGGGACTTACTCGAAG CACGGAGGAACGGAAGatgaaggtttgaatgtggaAAATACGCTGTGGGCAAACACTGTCGTCGCTTCCGGCACGGCCGTCGGGATCGTTATTTACACCGGCAGCGAAACGCGCAGCGTCATGAACAACTCCCAGCCCCGCTCGAAGGTCGGTCTGCTCGATCTGGAAATTAACAATCTCACCAAGGTGCTGTTCTGTGCCGTGATCGGGCTGTCGTTTGCGATGATGTGCCTGAAGGGCTTCAACGGCCCCTGGTACCGGTACATGTTCCGGTTTGTGCTGCTGTTTTCGTACATCATCCCGATCAGCCTGCGGGTGAACCTCGACATGGGCAAAGCCTTTTACTCGTGGCAGATACAGAACGACGACGAAATTAAAGGTACGGTTGTGCGCTCCACCACCATCCCGGAGGAGCTCGGCCGCATGTCGTACCTGCTGACGGATAAAACGGGCACGCTGACGCAAAATGAGATGATATTTAAGAAAATCCACGTCGGTACGGCCGCTTACGGGCGCGACACGTTCCCCATGGTATCGGCCGCCATACAGTCGGTGTATGGGACGCTTTCCGCACCGGCTGATGCTTCACCGGAAGACCACGGATCGGAGTATCAACCCCGGCTGCGCAAACCGGACGGTTGGCGCATCTGGGAGTCGGTGAAAGCGCTCGCCCTCTGTCACAACGTGACGCCCGTGTACGAAAGCAACAACGGCAACGGTGGAAGCGGCTCCATATCGTCCACGTCCGACCGGCGCCAGTCACCGGCGCGTTCCATCTCCGTCGAAAGCCAGGCGGGGGAACCGTCGACCAGCAAGCCAGCGACGACGGAGAAAACCTACCAAGCGTCCAGCCCGGACGAGATCGCGCTGGTCAAGTGGACGGAATCGGTCGGGCTGACGCTGGTGCAGCGCGACCTCAACCACATGACGCTGCAGATCCGCGACGCAACGCACGAGGCGCGCGGCACCAGCATGAACGAGAACGCTTCCATCAACACGACCGTAACGAACCTGTCGGTAAACTCGAAAACCGACCTCAACTCACCCTCGAGCGGGGGCAGTGTAACGTCGCTAAACTCCATCATTGCCGCCGGTGCACCGGGGCTGATGAAGTACCAAATATTGCAAACGTTCCCCTTCACGAGCGAAAACAAGCGCATGGGCATCATCGTGCGCGAGCTGAACGGGGGAGAGATCACCTTCTACCTGAAGGGGGCCGACGTTGTGATGTCCGGCATCGTGCAGTACAACGACTGGCTGGCGGAGGAAAGCGGGAATATGGCACGCGAAGGCCTGCGGACGCTTGTGGTCGCGAAGAAGGTGCTGTCGGAGGAGCAGTACAATGACTTTGTGATGCGTTACAATGCGGCCAAAGTAAGCGTAACGGACCGGGTGGCGAAGGTGGCCGCCGTCATCGAGAGTCTCGAGCGGGAGATGGAGCTGCTCTGTCTGACCGGGGTTGAGGATCGGCTGCAGGATCGGGTACGGCCGACGCTTGAGCTGCTGCGCAATGCTGGCATCAAGATTTGGATGCTGACCGGCGATAAGCTCGAAACGGCCACCTGTATCGCGAAGTCGTCGCACCTGGTCGGACGCAACCAAAGCATACACGTGCTGAAGAGTGTGCTGACCCGCACCGATGCCCATCTGGAGCTGAACCAGTTCCGCCGGAAGCAGGACTGTGCGCTGGTCGTGTCGGGCGAAAGTCTCGAGGTGTGCCTGCAGTACTATCAGCCCGAGTTTATGGAGCTGGCGACGGCCTGTCCGGCGGTGGTGTGCTGTCGCTGCAGCCCCACCCAGAAAGCGCAGGTCGTCTCGCTGATTCAAAAGTACTCGAAAAAGCGCACCTGTGCAGTGGGCGACGGTGGCAACGATGTGAGCATGATCCAGCAAGCCGACGCCGGCATTGGCATTGAGGGGCGCGAAGGAAAGCAAGCGTCGCTGGCGGGCGACTTTAGTATACCGCAGTTCTCGCACATTGCACGGTTGCTGATCGTGCACGGGCGACGATCGTACAAGCGGTCGGCCGCACTGTCCCAGTTCGTCATCCACCGGGGGCTGATCATCTCCACCATGCAGGCCGTCTTTTCGGCCGTCTTCTATCTGTCGTCGGTGGCACTGTACCAGGGCTTTCTGATGGTGGGGTACGCGACGCTCTACACGATGTTTCCGGTGTTTTCGCTCGTGCTCGATCAGGACATTAGTGCGAACATTGCGATCACGTACCCGGAGCTGTACAAGGAGCTGTCGAAGGGGCGCAGCCTGAGCTACAAAACCTTCTTCATGTGGGTGCTGATCAGTATCTATCAAG gCGGTGTGATCATGTACGGTGCGCTGATTCTGTTCGAGGACGAATTTATTCATATCGTGGCAATCAGCTTCTCGGCCCTCATTCTAACGGAGCTGATAATGGTTGCGCTAACCATCCGCACGTGGCACAA ATTGATGGTCATAGCAGAACTGTTCAGTCTTGTGCTTTACATAGTCTCTCTTGCCGTGTTGCATGAATATTTCG ACTGGGAGTTCATCTGGTCGTGGGATTTCCTGTGGAAAGTGCTGGTCATCACGCTCGTCTCCTGTCTTCCGCTGTACATTCTAAAATTCCTGCGCAAAAAGTTCTCACCACCGTCGTACTCGAAGCTCTCgtaa
- the LOC1277786 gene encoding probable phospholipid-transporting ATPase IIA isoform X2 — protein MEDAPPHGHIPSAPVTKETIPLIEKAPKTRWFSCWCWAWRKWCASKELKPRTIYIGRPLTEKFPPNEIRNQKYNFFTFLPLVLFEQFRFFLNLYFLIMAVSQFIPEIRIGYLYTYWGPLGFVLAVTICREAVDDLRRHKRDREVNSQKYKRFVSADKPPESVSSSKLRVGDIIMVEKDERVPADLILLRTSDKSGAVFVRTDMLDGETDWKLRLAVPATQKLASHGELLTVNASLYVEKPQRDIHTFIGTYSKHGGTEDEGLNVENTLWANTVVASGTAVGIVIYTGSETRSVMNNSQPRSKVGLLDLEINNLTKVLFCAVIGLSFAMMCLKGFNGPWYRYMFRFVLLFSYIIPISLRVNLDMGKAFYSWQIQNDDEIKGTVVRSTTIPEELGRMSYLLTDKTGTLTQNEMIFKKIHVGTAAYGRDTFPMVSAAIQSVYGTLSAPADASPEDHGSEYQPRLRKPDGWRIWESVKALALCHNVTPVYESNNGNGGSGSISSTSDRRQSPARSISVESQAGEPSTSKPATTEKTYQASSPDEIALVKWTESVGLTLVQRDLNHMTLQIRDATHEARGTSMNENASINTTVTNLSVNSKTDLNSPSSGGSVTSLNSIIAAGAPGLMKYQILQTFPFTSENKRMGIIVRELNGGEITFYLKGADVVMSGIVQYNDWLAEESGNMAREGLRTLVVAKKVLSEEQYNDFVMRYNAAKVSVTDRVAKVAAVIESLEREMELLCLTGVEDRLQDRVRPTLELLRNAGIKIWMLTGDKLETATCIAKSSHLVGRNQSIHVLKSVLTRTDAHLELNQFRRKQDCALVVSGESLEVCLQYYQPEFMELATACPAVVCCRCSPTQKAQVVSLIQKYSKKRTCAVGDGGNDVSMIQQADAGIGIEGREGKQASLAGDFSIPQFSHIARLLIVHGRRSYKRSAALSQFVIHRGLIISTMQAVFSAVFYLSSVALYQGFLMVGYATLYTMFPVFSLVLDQDISANIAITYPELYKELSKGRSLSYKTFFMWVLISIYQGGVIMYGALILFEDEFIHIVAISFSALILTELIMVALTIRTWHKLMVIAELFSLVLYIVSLAVLHEYFDWEFIWSWDFLWKVLVITLVSCLPLYILKFLRKKFSPPSYSKLS, from the exons ATGGAGGACGCCCCACCGCACGGTCACATTCCATCCGCACCGGTCACGAAGGAAACGATACCGCTCATCGAGAAGGCACCGAAGACGCGTTGGTTCAG ctgctggtgctgggcCTGGCGAAAATGGTGCGCCTCGAAGGAGCTGAAGCCCCGCACGATCTACATCGGGCGGCCGCTAACGGAAAAGTTCCCGCCGAACGAGATCCGCAATCAGAAGTACAACTTCTTCACCTTTCTGCCGCTGGTGCTGTTCGAGCAGTTCCGGTTCTTTCTCAACCTGTACTTCCTCATCATGGCGGTCAGCCAGTTCATACCGGAGATCCGGATCGGCTACCTGTACACCTACTGGGGTCCGCTCGGGTTCGTGCTGGCGGTGACGATCTGCCGCGAGGCGGTCGACGATCTGCGCCGGCACAAGCGCGATCGGGAGGTTAATTCGCAAAAGTACAAGCGGTTTGTGAGTGCGGACAAACCACCGGAATCGGTATCGTCGTCGAAGCTGCGCGTTGGCGATATCATTATGGTGGAAAAGGATGAGCGAGTGCCGGCCGATTTGATACTGCTGCGTACGAGCGACAAAAGTGGGGCCGTTTTCGTGCGTACCGACATGCTGGACGGGGAGACGGACTGGAAGCTGCGGTTGGCCGTACCGGCAACACAGAAGCTGGCGTCGCATGGGGAGCTGCTGACGGTGAATGCTTCGCTATACGTGGAGAAGCCGCAGCGAGACATTCACACGTTCATCGGGACTTACTCGAAG CACGGAGGAACGGAAGatgaaggtttgaatgtggaAAATACGCTGTGGGCAAACACTGTCGTCGCTTCCGGCACGGCCGTCGGGATCGTTATTTACACCGGCAGCGAAACGCGCAGCGTCATGAACAACTCCCAGCCCCGCTCGAAGGTCGGTCTGCTCGATCTGGAAATTAACAATCTCACCAAGGTGCTGTTCTGTGCCGTGATCGGGCTGTCGTTTGCGATGATGTGCCTGAAGGGCTTCAACGGCCCCTGGTACCGGTACATGTTCCGGTTTGTGCTGCTGTTTTCGTACATCATCCCGATCAGCCTGCGGGTGAACCTCGACATGGGCAAAGCCTTTTACTCGTGGCAGATACAGAACGACGACGAAATTAAAGGTACGGTTGTGCGCTCCACCACCATCCCGGAGGAGCTCGGCCGCATGTCGTACCTGCTGACGGATAAAACGGGCACGCTGACGCAAAATGAGATGATATTTAAGAAAATCCACGTCGGTACGGCCGCTTACGGGCGCGACACGTTCCCCATGGTATCGGCCGCCATACAGTCGGTGTATGGGACGCTTTCCGCACCGGCTGATGCTTCACCGGAAGACCACGGATCGGAGTATCAACCCCGGCTGCGCAAACCGGACGGTTGGCGCATCTGGGAGTCGGTGAAAGCGCTCGCCCTCTGTCACAACGTGACGCCCGTGTACGAAAGCAACAACGGCAACGGTGGAAGCGGCTCCATATCGTCCACGTCCGACCGGCGCCAGTCACCGGCGCGTTCCATCTCCGTCGAAAGCCAGGCGGGGGAACCGTCGACCAGCAAGCCAGCGACGACGGAGAAAACCTACCAAGCGTCCAGCCCGGACGAGATCGCGCTGGTCAAGTGGACGGAATCGGTCGGGCTGACGCTGGTGCAGCGCGACCTCAACCACATGACGCTGCAGATCCGCGACGCAACGCACGAGGCGCGCGGCACCAGCATGAACGAGAACGCTTCCATCAACACGACCGTAACGAACCTGTCGGTAAACTCGAAAACCGACCTCAACTCACCCTCGAGCGGGGGCAGTGTAACGTCGCTAAACTCCATCATTGCCGCCGGTGCACCGGGGCTGATGAAGTACCAAATATTGCAAACGTTCCCCTTCACGAGCGAAAACAAGCGCATGGGCATCATCGTGCGCGAGCTGAACGGGGGAGAGATCACCTTCTACCTGAAGGGGGCCGACGTTGTGATGTCCGGCATCGTGCAGTACAACGACTGGCTGGCGGAGGAAAGCGGGAATATGGCACGCGAAGGCCTGCGGACGCTTGTGGTCGCGAAGAAGGTGCTGTCGGAGGAGCAGTACAATGACTTTGTGATGCGTTACAATGCGGCCAAAGTAAGCGTAACGGACCGGGTGGCGAAGGTGGCCGCCGTCATCGAGAGTCTCGAGCGGGAGATGGAGCTGCTCTGTCTGACCGGGGTTGAGGATCGGCTGCAGGATCGGGTACGGCCGACGCTTGAGCTGCTGCGCAATGCTGGCATCAAGATTTGGATGCTGACCGGCGATAAGCTCGAAACGGCCACCTGTATCGCGAAGTCGTCGCACCTGGTCGGACGCAACCAAAGCATACACGTGCTGAAGAGTGTGCTGACCCGCACCGATGCCCATCTGGAGCTGAACCAGTTCCGCCGGAAGCAGGACTGTGCGCTGGTCGTGTCGGGCGAAAGTCTCGAGGTGTGCCTGCAGTACTATCAGCCCGAGTTTATGGAGCTGGCGACGGCCTGTCCGGCGGTGGTGTGCTGTCGCTGCAGCCCCACCCAGAAAGCGCAGGTCGTCTCGCTGATTCAAAAGTACTCGAAAAAGCGCACCTGTGCAGTGGGCGACGGTGGCAACGATGTGAGCATGATCCAGCAAGCCGACGCCGGCATTGGCATTGAGGGGCGCGAAGGAAAGCAAGCGTCGCTGGCGGGCGACTTTAGTATACCGCAGTTCTCGCACATTGCACGGTTGCTGATCGTGCACGGGCGACGATCGTACAAGCGGTCGGCCGCACTGTCCCAGTTCGTCATCCACCGGGGGCTGATCATCTCCACCATGCAGGCCGTCTTTTCGGCCGTCTTCTATCTGTCGTCGGTGGCACTGTACCAGGGCTTTCTGATGGTGGGGTACGCGACGCTCTACACGATGTTTCCGGTGTTTTCGCTCGTGCTCGATCAGGACATTAGTGCGAACATTGCGATCACGTACCCGGAGCTGTACAAGGAGCTGTCGAAGGGGCGCAGCCTGAGCTACAAAACCTTCTTCATGTGGGTGCTGATCAGTATCTATCAAG gCGGTGTGATCATGTACGGTGCGCTGATTCTGTTCGAGGACGAATTTATTCATATCGTGGCAATCAGCTTCTCGGCCCTCATTCTAACGGAGCTGATAATGGTTGCGCTAACCATCCGCACGTGGCACAA ATTGATGGTCATAGCAGAACTGTTCAGTCTTGTGCTTTACATAGTCTCTCTTGCCGTGTTGCATGAATATTTCG ACTGGGAGTTCATCTGGTCGTGGGATTTCCTGTGGAAAGTGCTGGTCATCACGCTCGTCTCCTGTCTTCCGCTGTACATTCTAAAATTCCTGCGCAAAAAGTTCTCACCACCGTCGTACTCGAAGCTCTCgtaa